Below is a window of Ralstonia pickettii DNA.
AACCCGGGTTTTCGCGGCCGCCGCCCACCACGGCCACCATCTGCTTGAAACCGCGCGCTTGGCATTCGCGGATGAGCGCCTCGAGCAGCAATGTCCCGACGCCCCGCCCCTGAGCGGCGCTGTCCAGGTAGATGGAGTCTTCCACCGTATGGCGATAAGCGGGTCGCGCGCGATGCGGGCCGGCATACGCATAGCCGAGCAACATACCGTCGGCTTCGGCCACAACGTAAGGCATGCCGGCATCCTGCAAGGCGTGAAAGCGGCGCGTCATCTCGGCCAGGTCGGGGGCGTCGATCTCAAAGCTGGCGGTTCCGGTCTGCACGTTATGTGCATAGATGCCGACGATGGTCGGCAAATCCTCGACAGTAGCCGCACGAATGGCGACGGCGCCGGGAACGCGTAAAGAAGCGGAGGCATGGATGGGCATTGCAGAAGACATGGCGGCAGGATGGGGAAGCGGTATGAAGCGTTCATTGTCACGCCAATTTCACACGCACCGCATATCGCCGAGTGCATTCCGGTGACATGGCTATCGGGCAGCGCCGGAATGCGGTAACTTGGCAAACGCATTTGCCTCCTGCGCCCTTCCTGCCATGCATGACCTGTTCCCCCTTATCGCCGAATACGGCGCGTTTGCCGTGTTCCTCAATGTGCTGCTGACGCAAGCCGGCGCGCCGCTGCCGGCCGTGCCGACGCTGCTGGTGGCCGGCGCGCTCACGTTTCACGGACCGCTCTACCTGATGGAGCTGGCACCGGCGGCGGTGTCCGGCGCACTGCTGGGCGACGGACTGTGGTATTTCGCAGGCAAGCGCTATGGCCGACACGTCATGGCACTGCTGTGCCGCGTGTCGCTGTCGCCTGATTCATGCGTGCGGCGCACGCGTACGCAGTTCGAGCGCTGGGGCGCGCCGATGCTGCTCATTGCGAAATTCATCCCGGGTTTGTCGACCGTATCGTCTGCGTTGCTGGGCACAATGCGCACGCCGTTCAGCACGTTTGCGCTGTACAACCTGGTGGGCTCGGCAATTTGGGCAACGCTCTGGCTGCTGCTGGGCCGCGTCGCGCACGACAGCATCGACCAGGCGCTGCGCCAGCTCGACCTGCTCGGCACGCGCGCCGTGCTGCTGATCGCGTTGCTGGTGGCGGTGTATGTGGCGGCGCGCTGGCTGCAGCGCTGGCGCTTTCGCAAGATGCTGGAGATGGCGCGCATCTCGCCCGACGAGTTGCACGCGTTGATCGAATCTGGCGCGGCACCCGTCATTATCGACGTGCGCGCCGACAGCTCGCGCATGCTGCAGCCGCAACGCATTCCTGGGGCAATGCTGTACGACATGTCCAGCAGCAACCGCGCGATCGAGATCGACGGCCCCGACCGCGAGATCATCATCTACTGCGCCTGCCCCAACGAGGCGTCTGCCGTCATGCTGGCGCGCACACTGATGGGCCGCGGCTTCAAGCGCGTGCGTCCGCTGCATGGCGGTATCGATGCATGGGTGGAGCGCGGCTATGGCGTGGAGCACGTCGTATCGGTCACGCCCGCCACACTCGCAACGGCGGAAGCGGGCGCCTGAGGCTGGCCCGCATGCGCGCCGCGACGACAAAGCGGACGCACAAAAACAAAAAGCGCACCTCTCGGTGCGCTCTCCCGTAAGTACGGCAAACATGCGGTGCGCCAGCCCCCCGGCTCGGACACCCCGCATCGGTCCGTGTGCATCCGCCCGAGGACGGATGTGGCGAAATGATCCCCGTTTGATCCCTTCTTCGCCGGTCGGACTTGACCCCCTTGTTATTCGTTGGCGACGCTGCCGCGTCAAATCGATGCGCGGCGCCCTCGCTTTTGTTATTTCCCGTCCCTCTTTCGTTGCCTTGCGGCTGGCCATTTTTCCATGGCACTCCTGCGTATTAACGGCAGGGTTGCACCGAACTTTAGGCGCCGCGGGGCCAACGTCAGGCAAACGTGTCGATCGCGCCCTCGTGGGTGGAGACACGGCGCGGTGCCACTGCCAGCGTATCGGTGGTGTCTTGCGAGCCGCCGCTTCCATAGCGGCCGCCGCTTCCATTGCCCGAACCGCTACCCTGGTTTTGCGCCGATGCGCCTTGTGATGCGTTCTGCTGCTGGCTGAAGTCGCCCGTGCTGACGGATGTTTGCGCAAGCTGCATCCCGCCTTGCTGCATGGCGTCGCGCAGCCGCGGCATGGCGTCCTGCACAAGTTCGGCCACGGCCTGGTGCTGGCAGACAAAGCTCGCGTTGACCGCGCCGTTGTCCACTTCCAGCTTGACGTGCATGCCGCCCAGCTCCGCCGGGTTCAACTGCAGCTCGGCCGACGATTGGCGATGCACTTGCATGAAGGCGAGCTGGCTGGCCATGCTCTGCGGCCATGCGGCGTCGCCGAAGGTGGGCAGCGTGTGGACTTGCTGCGGCGTGATCGATGCCGCTGCTGCACCACCCGCATTGGCGCCGCCTACCGCAAAGGTAGGTGCAGCCGCCATGCCGGCGTCGCCATTCGCACGCGACAGCACGCCCTGGAACAACGCACCGCTGCCTTGCGCATTGGCTTGCGTACCGGCGTTGTCCGTGCCAGCGTTGCCGCCATTGCTGGCGCGGCTGGAGGCATCGGTCACGGCAGCGGTTGCCGCTTGCGTGACGGTGCTGTGTGCGCTCAGGTCGCTGCGGCGCGCCAGGCCGTGGTCGGCATTGGCGCCCTGCGCAGACGACGTGGTGCCGAGTTGGCGCGCTGCGGGCGGCGTGTTGTCGGCCACGGCGCGCGTACGGGCCATGGTCTGGGCCAGCGTGCCGCTGTCGGGCAGCGCGGTGGCGGGCGGCGTCGGGGTGTTTCCAGCGTTCGCCTGGGTGTCCTTGGCGGCAGGCAAGCCCGCCTGGCCGACCTGTGCCGTCGCGGCCGGCTCAACGGCGCCTTGGGCCCCGTTAGCAGCCACGTTTGCTGCCGCCTGTGCGGCGGCGTCATTTGCGGGCGATTTACCGGTCACCGGCGTTGCCAAGTCGGCATCGGCCTTGGTATTCGCTTGGGGTGCTGGCTGTGCAACGGGCTGCTGCATGGCTGCGGCGGCCTGCTGGGCTGCCTGGCGTGCGGCCTCGATCTGGGCCGCCAACTGGGCAGCCGGATCGGCTACCGCCTGCTGCGCAGCGGTATCAAGATCCTTGGTGCCTGCAGGCTGGGCCGGCTTGGCGCTGGCCGTATCCGCCGTACTGCCGGCGGGCGTTGTAATGGCCGGCGCGGGCGTATTGCCGTCGGCCGGCTTGGCGTCCTGACCGTTGCTCGCGGCATCGGTGCGGGTGGCGTCCTTTCGCGCGATATCGGCACGGCGGGCGGCATCGTCCGCGGTGGACTGAGCGTCGGCGCGGCGGCGCGCGGCATCCTGGGCCATGCGGTCCGACAACAGGTTGCCGAAGGTATCGGTGCCCGACGACGGGGCCTGCGTCTTGTCGGCGGCGGCGGTGTTGCCGGCCGACAGCATGGCGCCCAGGTCTTTGGCAGCGGCGTTGGGGGTGGCACTCAAGCCCACGTTGACTCCATCTTGCGACTGCGTGTTCGCGTTGGTCTTCAATTGCCGCCCTGTGCCGCACGCATGCGGATCACCTTGGCGGCGTGTTCGTCGTTGTCGCGCTGGGCACGGCGTTCTTCGTCCAGGCGCTGCTCTTCAATGTGGCGCTGGCGCAGGATGTCGAACGACTGCTCGCGGCGTTGCTTTTCAAGCCAGTTGGCACGGCTCATCGCAAGCTGCTGCTCCAGCGCGTTGATGGTGCCTTTCTGCTGGTGCACGGCATTGCCCAGGCGGTCAATAAAGGCCGCATAGTTGCGCAGGCGCGTGACGTCCATGCCGCCTTCAGCGCTGCTCAGCATCTGCTGGTGATAGTTGTTGCGGTAGTCGGACAGCAGAGCGAGCTTTTGCGTGGCGGCCTCGCGCGTGTTCATCAGCCGGCCGACTTCCTGCGTGGCTTTCTCGGTGTCCTTCTGGGCCAGT
It encodes the following:
- a CDS encoding GNAT family N-acetyltransferase → MSSAMPIHASASLRVPGAVAIRAATVEDLPTIVGIYAHNVQTGTASFEIDAPDLAEMTRRFHALQDAGMPYVVAEADGMLLGYAYAGPHRARPAYRHTVEDSIYLDSAAQGRGVGTLLLEALIRECQARGFKQMVAVVGGGRENPGSAKLHARCGFREVGVLEAVGYKFGRWLDCLLMQRAL
- a CDS encoding DedA family protein/thiosulfate sulfurtransferase GlpE, with the protein product MHDLFPLIAEYGAFAVFLNVLLTQAGAPLPAVPTLLVAGALTFHGPLYLMELAPAAVSGALLGDGLWYFAGKRYGRHVMALLCRVSLSPDSCVRRTRTQFERWGAPMLLIAKFIPGLSTVSSALLGTMRTPFSTFALYNLVGSAIWATLWLLLGRVAHDSIDQALRQLDLLGTRAVLLIALLVAVYVAARWLQRWRFRKMLEMARISPDELHALIESGAAPVIIDVRADSSRMLQPQRIPGAMLYDMSSSNRAIEIDGPDREIIIYCACPNEASAVMLARTLMGRGFKRVRPLHGGIDAWVERGYGVEHVVSVTPATLATAEAGA
- a CDS encoding flagellar hook-length control protein FliK; this encodes MGLSATPNAAAKDLGAMLSAGNTAAADKTQAPSSGTDTFGNLLSDRMAQDAARRRADAQSTADDAARRADIARKDATRTDAASNGQDAKPADGNTPAPAITTPAGSTADTASAKPAQPAGTKDLDTAAQQAVADPAAQLAAQIEAARQAAQQAAAAMQQPVAQPAPQANTKADADLATPVTGKSPANDAAAQAAANVAANGAQGAVEPAATAQVGQAGLPAAKDTQANAGNTPTPPATALPDSGTLAQTMARTRAVADNTPPAARQLGTTSSAQGANADHGLARRSDLSAHSTVTQAATAAVTDASSRASNGGNAGTDNAGTQANAQGSGALFQGVLSRANGDAGMAAAPTFAVGGANAGGAAAASITPQQVHTLPTFGDAAWPQSMASQLAFMQVHRQSSAELQLNPAELGGMHVKLEVDNGAVNASFVCQHQAVAELVQDAMPRLRDAMQQGGMQLAQTSVSTGDFSQQQNASQGASAQNQGSGSGNGSGGRYGSGGSQDTTDTLAVAPRRVSTHEGAIDTFA
- the fliJ gene encoding flagellar export protein FliJ; protein product: MTTMNKPFRLETVLELAQKDTEKATQEVGRLMNTREAATQKLALLSDYRNNYHQQMLSSAEGGMDVTRLRNYAAFIDRLGNAVHQQKGTINALEQQLAMSRANWLEKQRREQSFDILRQRHIEEQRLDEERRAQRDNDEHAAKVIRMRAAQGGN